The genomic DNA TGATAATTGAAAGAAAGTTAAAACAGCATCTCGTTGTTTTTTTGCTCTTGATAATTCTTCTAATAATTTTCCTAAAGAATCATCTGAGCTATATTTTGATTGTAAACGAACATATTTTACCAATTTTGGTTTGTATTGTTCGTAAATTTCTTCTTTAATAGTAATTGCCTCTTTTTTAATAAGCGCATTTACAATGGGCATTACTTTTTTCTTGCCTAAAATTGCAATAACTTGATGAATTGTTAACTGAGATTGATGCTGTAAGGCTTCAAAAATTAAGAATTCGTCATCTGCTAAAATAGCATCGTCTAAAAAAGCATCATTTTTAAAAATGACCGTTTCGCTTTCCAATAAAAAAGCCGATGGTAAAGATGCTCTGTAAACATCACCTAAAGAACACATGTAATAATTAGCAATCCACTGCCAATGTTGCAATTGCCTTTCATTTACTAATGGTATTTCATCTAATATTTGGTGAATTTCTTTGGCTTCATATAATGTTGGTGCATTTGTATGAATGTTAAGGACCAAGCCTGTGTACATCTTAGATTTACCAAAAGAAACCGCTACTCGCATTCCTTTTTGTAAGAAATTTGCTTCTCCTTCTGTTACAGCATACGTAAACGTTCTCTGAATTGGGATTGGTAATATGACGTCTATAAAGTGCATTTTTTATTTAGAATTCGCTAATTAACTAATAATATAGGTTTTACTATTTATAGTAAAATCAAAACTAATAAAAATTAGAACTAAAAATAAGAAAGCAATTCCTTTTTTTAATTCTAATTTTTGCTGGTTAATATGTTTAGCCCTGATTGTAGCAATTGTTTGAGCTCTTTTTGAGGTACGAAAAAAAGCGAGTGCGTAAAGCAGGAAATAGCTTCTAAAAAAACTAATCTTCTAAATCGTTTTCTATTTCTGAAGTTGTTTCTTCTTTACGTTCTTTAAACTTACGAGTTCCTTCATACAAATCATATCTTACAAACTTACAGTCTAAATCGGCATTTTTTAATGCAATTCTTTTAGAGGTTCTTAAACCTACACTTTTTAAAGCGTCTGAATCTGACGTAATTAACCATGCCGTAGAACCTGGATAATTATTTTTTAGTGTATCGCCAATTTTCTTATAAAATTCTTCTGTATCGATATTTAAACGCTCGCCATAAGGCGGATTAAATAAAATAGTTGTGTTACCAAAAACTTCTTTTTTAGAGTTAAAAAAGTTAACATGATGCACGCCAATAAATTCGTCTAAATTTGCATTTTCTACATTGGCAATTGCTTTTTCAACTGCAGAAGGTGCTTTATCAAATCCCATTATTTTAAAATGAGAAGAACGAATTTTCTTTAATAAAGATTCTTGAATTGTAAAATACAAATCTTCATCATAATCTTTCCAGTGTTCAAAAGCAAAGAGTTTTCTATTGATGTTTGCCGGAATATTATTGGCAATCATTGCTGCTTCAATTAAAATGGTACCAGAACCACACATTGGATCTATAAAGTTTTCTTCACCAGTATAACCAGATAATAAGACCATACCTGCAGCCAAAACCTCATTAATTGGCGCAATGTTTGTAGCAGTTCTATACCCTCTTTTGTGCAAAGAGTCTCCTGAAGAATCGATAGAAACGGTTAATACATCTTTCTGAATATGAATATGGATTTTAACGTCTGGATATTTTAAATCTACATTTGGTCTTTTACTATATTTATGACGAAAATAATCTGCAACGGCATCCTTAGATTTTAAAGAAATGTAATGCGAGTTGGTTGTAAAATTCTTAGAGTTTACAACTGCACCAATTGCAAACGTGCCTTCTACTTCTAAATAATTTTCCCATTTTATTTTCTGAATAGAATCGTAAAGATCTTCTTCATCGTAAATTTTACAAACTTTTATAGGTTTTAAAATTCGAACAGCAGTTCTTAAAGCAATATTTGCTTTGTACATAAAACCTTTATCTCCTCTAAAAGAAACGCTTCTTACAGCTTCCTTTACATCTTGAGCTCCTAAGTTTTTTAGTTCTTCTGCTAGAACACCTTCTAAACCGAAAAGTGTTGTTGCCGTCATTTTAAAATCTTTTTCCATACGTATAAAATTGGTTGCAAAAATACGTTTTATTGTTTAAAATGATGAAGTTAGGACTAGGAAGTTTTCACTTAAAATAATACAATAAAATTGTACTTATTTATTTTTATGACTTTAAGAAATCTTCTGTTTTTTATAAAAAAAATAGTTTGTTATAATTTCATTTTACAGAACGTAAGATTTGGTTACTTTTACAGACTGAAAGCACTTATGAAAACAACAGATTGGTTTACAGATTGGTTTAACACAAAGTATTATCACATTCTTTATAAAGAAAGAAATGACTTTGAAGCTCAGTTATTTATGAAAAATATTACTGAGTTTCTTGGTTTAAAAAAAACTTCTCACATTTTAGATTTACCTTGTGGTAAAGGTCGTCATTCTGTGTTTTTGAATTCTTTGGGTTATAATGTTACAGGTGCAGATTTATCTAAAAATAGTATTAATGCAGCTAAAAAGTTTGAAAATGATACTCTAAAATTTGAAGTTCATGACATGCGTGCTACTTTCAACAATAAGTACAACGCTGTTTTTAACTTGTTTACAAGCTTTGGTTATTTTGAAGATGACAAGGAGGATATTTTAATTTTACAGAATATTAAAAACGGATTGACAAAAGATGGTTTTTTCGTGTTCGATTTTTTAAATGCGGTATTAGTAAAAGAAAACTTGGTTGAAGAAGAAGTTAAAGTTGTAGATAACATTACTTTTAATATAAAAAGAGAGATTACAAATGGTTTTATTTTAAAACATATTTCTTTTTTTGCTGATGATGAAGAACATTCTTACACGGAGCGTGTGAAATATTTAGATTTAGAAAAAATGACTTTATTTTTAGAGGAAGTTGGTTTTAAAATTGAACATACTTTTGGTGATTATCATTTAAATACCTTCAATCCTAAAAATTCTAATAGATTAATTATAGTTGCGAAATGAATTACATCTTACTAATTGCTTCTGTAATCTTAGGTGCATTACTAGTTTTTATTATAAAACCTAGTAATAAAATTGTGCGTTTACTATTGGCTTTTAGTGGCGCTTATCTTTTATCTGTAACTATTCTACACCTTTTACCAGAAGTATATACAGAGACTACAGATTCAAAAAGAGTGGGCATCTTTATTCTTATTGGTATTATTTTACAATCGGTTTTAGAATCTTTTTCTAAAGGTGCAGAACATGGTCATATTCACATTCATTCAGATGGTAAAAAGTTTCCTTCTTTACTTTTTGTGAGTTTGTGCTTGCATGCTTTTTCTGAAGGTTTGCCCATTCACCATGCAGGCGATAATTTGTTATGGGCAATTATTGTTCATAAAATTCCGATTGCTATTGTATTAACTACCTTTTTAATACAAACAAAATATTCTAAAAAAATAGTTTTTGGTTTTCTCTTTTTCTTCGGATTTATGAGTCCGTTAGGAGTTTTACTAGGAGATAAAATTGATTTTTTCACCAACTATTACACAGAAATTACGGCACTTATTATTGGTGTTTTCTTACATATTTCTACGATTATTCTTTTTGAAAGCTCAGAGAATCACACCTTTAACTTGCAGAAATTTATGGCTATTCTTTTAGGAGTTTTACTTACTGTTTTTACTTTGTAAGTTATATATTTCACTTTAAGCAACTGATTAGACTAATAGTTTTTAGATAAAATTATATCCATAAAAACAGGGTGAAACAATACAAGGTATTAGCAAATGGTGTTTAGCTAGATAATATTGAAAATTTATTTTGTAGTTTGTTATATTGTTTTTTCAAAAAAGAGTACACTTTTAAAGCTTATTTATAACAAATATTACATTTTTCTAATGGACTATTTTTCAAATAAAAAAATGTAATATTTATTTTTAGGAACAATTTTGTACCAAAATCATTATTTTTAATTTCCCACTTCATTTATAAATTTAATACGCATTAAACGCAACTCATCTTCATCATAATCTCCATCAAATTCATCTAAAGCTTCTTGTATATTATCTGTTTCAGCTTCCATAAAATATTCATGTATCTCTTCTTGCTGGTCTTCATCTAACAAGTCATCTAAAGCATAATCTATATTCAGTTTCGTACCAGAATAGATAATCGCTTCCATTTCTTTAATTAAATCATTCATTTCTTTCCCTTTAGACTTAGCAATATCTTCTAAAGGCAATTTTCTATCTGTATTCTGAATGATGTATAATTTTAAACCAGAATTAACTCCAGTACTTTTTACAATTAAATCATCTGGTCTTAAAATATCATTTTCAGCAACATACGTAGTAATTAGTGAAACAAAATCTTTACCAAACTTTCTTGCCTTACCCTCTCCAACTCCATGAACTTTAGACATTTCATCTAAGTTTATAGGATATTTTAAAGCCATATCATCTAAAGATGGATCTTGAAAAACAGCAAATGGAGGAACTCCTTGTTTTATAGCAACCTTTTTACGTAAATCTTTTAATAGTTTTACCAAAACTACATCAGAAACCCCACCAGCAGACCTAGCATTTGTTATAATTGCATTGTCATTTTCTTCTGAATACGAGTGGTCTTCTGTCATCATAAAAGAAGCTGGTTCAGCTATAAATCTTCTACCTTCATCTGTCAGTTTAACAACACCATATTGTTCTATTTCTTTTTTAATAAAATAAACAACCAAAATCTGACGAATTAACGCCATCCAATATGCGGCAGATTTATCTTTTCCAATTCCGAAAAATGGTTGTAAATGTGTTTTATGTGACGTTAATAAAGCATTTTCTTTACCAATTAAAGTATTTACAACTTCTTTAGATTTATATTTTTGAAGCGTTTTTTTAATTACAGTTAGTAATTTTACAACATCTTCTTTTGCTTCATGTTTTTTCTTCGGGTTTCTAGAATTATCATCCATATCTGCACCATCTCCATTTACTTCATCAAACTCTTCACCAAAATAATGCAACAAATATTTACGTCTGTTCATAGAGGTTTCTGCATAACCAACAACTTCCTGTAACAACGCATGCCCTATTTCTTGTTCTGCAATAGGCTTACTAGACATAAATTTTTCTAACTTCTCTATATCTTTATAAGCGTAAAAAGCCAAACAATAACCTTCTCCATCATCACGACCAGCTCTACCTGTTTCTTGATAATAACTTTCTAAACTTTTAGGAATATCATGATGAATTACAAAACGAACATCTGGTTTATCAATTCCCATACCAAATGCAATGGTTGCAACAACAATATCACAATCTTCCATTAAAAACATATCTTGATGTTTTACACGTGTTTTAGCATCTAAACCAGCATGATAAGGAACGGCATTTAATCCGTTTACTTGTAAAATCTGAGCAACTTCTTCTACCTTTTTTCTACTTAAGCAGTAAATAATTCCAGATTTTCCTATTCGTTGTTTTACAAAACGAATAATATCTTTTTCTACTTCTTTGGTTTTTGGTCTTATTTCATAAAATAAATTAGGCCTATTAAAAGAAGCTTTAAACCTATTTGCATCTGTAATACCTAACGTTTTTAAAATATCTTCTTGTACTTTTTCTGTAGCGGTTGCTGTTAAACAGATAACCGGTACATCATCAATGGCCTTAATAATGTGCTTTAAATTTCTGTATTCAGGTCTAAAATCGTGTCCCCATTCAGAAATACAATGCGCTTCGTCTATAGCAACAAAAGATATTTTTTGTGTTCTTAAAAAAAGCACATATTCTTCTTTTATTAAAGATTCTGGCGCAACATATAAGAGTTTTGTAATACCGTTTGTAATATCTTCTTTAACCTGAGCAATTTCAGTTTTATTAAGAGAAGAATTTAAAACGTGAGCGACACCGTTATGTTCTGAAATACCTCTTATGGCATCTACTTGATTTTTCATTAAAGCGATTAATGGCGAAACTACAATTGCTGTACCTTCTTGCATTAATGCAGGTAACTGATAACAAAGAGATTTACCACCTCCTGTTGGCATAATAACAAAGGTATTATTTCTGTCTACTATACTCTTAATAACTTGCTCTTGTAAGCCTTTAAATTTATTAAATCCAAAGAACTTTTTTAGAGGACCATGTAAATCCATCTTATCAAATATTCGTTTAACATTAAAAACAACGCACAAACCTTCTATAATATTGGTTGTAACTTTTTTTTGTAGTAAATTTGCTTGTTTCTTAATCTAAAGATATAACTTTTTTTTATTCTGATAAAATACCAAACTATTGAAAAACTCAAATCCTATATTACAAACAGCAAAAGAAACCATTTTATTGGAAAGCGGTGCTATTGCGAATTTAGCAAATTTATTAGATGAAAACTTCGAAAATGCAGTTAATTTTATTTTAAATTCTAACGGAAGAGTTATTGTAACCGGAATCGGGAAAAGTGCCAACATTGCAACAAAAATGGTTGCTACTTTTAATTCTACAGGAACGCCTGCAATTTTTATGCATGCAGCAGATGCTATTCATGGAGATTTAGGAAATGTGCAAGAAAATGATGTTGTTATTTGCCTATCTAAAAGTGGAAATACACCAGAAATTAAAGTGCTAGTTCCGTTAATTAGAAATTATGGAAATAAGATAATTGCAATTACCGGTAATGTAGATTCTTTTTTAGGAAAAAATTCAGATTTCCCTTTAAATACATTTGTAGAAAAAGAAGCATGCCCTAATAATTTGGCTCCAACATCCAGCACAACTGCCCAATTAGTTATGGGAGATGCTTTGGCTGTTTGTTTGCAAGATTTAAGAGGCTTCACTAGTAAAGATTTTGCTAAATATCATCCTGGAGGAGCGTTAGGAAAACGTTTGTATTTGAGAGTTTCAGACTTAATAAAGAACAATCAAACTCCTAAAGTTGACGTAAATGATTCTGTAGCAAAAGTAATTGTAGAAATTTCTGAAAAAAGATTAGGAGTTACGGCTGTTTTAGAAAATGAAAATTTAATTGGTATTATTACAGATGGTGATATTAGAAGGATGTTGAGCAAAACAACAGATATTAATCACGTTACCGCAAAAGACATTATGGGTAAAAACCCAAAAACAGTACAACAAGATGCAATGGCTATTGAAGCTTTAGAAAAATTAGAGAACAATAGTATTACTCAAATATTAGTAGTTGATGAACAAGAAAAATACGCTGGTGTAGTTCATTTACATGATTTAATTAAAGAAGGAATTTTCTAATGGCAGAAAAACAAAAAGAAATGTCCTTTTTAGGGCATTTAGAAGAATTAAGATGGCACTTAGTAAGAAGTGCAGCTGCAATATTTATTATTGGTATTTTATTATTTGTTTTTCAAAAAGAAGTCTATGAGCACTTTTTGTTAGCACATAGAAAGCCAGATTTTATCACATACCAATTCTTTTGTGATTTCTTCAATTTAATAGGAATGGACAGTACTTTTTGTAATGTAGAGTTTAACGATAATTTAATCAGTTTAAAACCTACACAGCAATTAATGAATGCTATTTGGTCTTCATTTATTTTAGGTATTATTTTATCATTTCCTTATTTATTGTGGGAACTTTGGCGTTTTATTTCGCCAGGATTAACAAGTAAAGAGGTGAAGAATTCTAAAGGCTTTATTTTTATTGCGTCTTTTTTATTTTTCTGTGGAATCGCTTTCAGCTTTTATGTAATCGCACCCATATCCATACATTTCTTATACAATTATCAAATTTCAGATTTAATACAGAACAACTTTACATTAGATTCTCATATTGGTCTGGTTACAAATATGTTATTAGGAGTTTCTATTCTTTTCGAATTGCCAGTATTAATCTATTTTCTAACAAAAATTGGTTTGGTAACTCCAGAATTTTTAAAAAAATACAGAAAACATGCGTTAGTAGTTGTCTTAATTTTAGCAGCAATTATTACGCCTCCAGATATTGCTAGTCAAGTTATTGTAGCAATACCAATACTTATTTTATATGAAATAAGTATTAAAGTCTCTAAAATGGTGATCAAAAAACAACAAAAAGATGCACAAAAAAGTCCAAGAGTTTAACGATTACCGTTCTAAAATGAACGAAAAAATCTTAGCTTCTGATAATAAAGTTATTAAAAGAATATTTAATTTAGATACAAATGCCTTTAAAGAAGGGCATTTGCCAGTAAAAACCAAAGAATTACTAGGGTTGGTAGCATCGGCAGTTTTAAGATGTGATGATTGTGTACAGTACCATTTAGAAGCAGCAAAAGAAAATGGCGTTACTACAGAAGAAATGATGGAAACCATGTCTATTGCAAACTTAATTGGAGGTACCATTGTAATTCCGCATTTAAGAAAAGCTGTAGAATATTGGGAAATGCTTGATGAAACTGAAGTGTAACTGATTAATTGTTTAAGAGATATTTAAGATTCTTAACAGCGTTATTTATTACTTTTACACAAATCAAAAAATTACCCCATTACACATTTTTAAAAATATGATTTTAAGAGCAGAAAACATTCAAAAGATCTACGGAAGTAGAAAAGTAGTACAAGGAATTTCTTTGGAAGTTCAGCAAGGTGAAATTATTGGTCTTTTAGGACCAAATGGCGCTGGAAAAACTACTTCTTTCTATATGATTGTTGGTATGATAAAACCAAATGCTGGCAAAATTTTTTTAAATGATGAAGAAATAACTCAAGATGCCATGTACAAACGTGCGCAAAAAGGAATTGGCTATTTGGCACAAGAAGCATCTATTTTTAGAAAATTATCTGTAGAAGACAACATTATGTCTGTTTTACAATTTACAGGACGTTCTAAAAAAGAACAAAAAATAAAATTAGAATCTTTAATAGAAGAATTTAATATAGGTCATGTTCGTAAAAATAGAGGAGATTTATTATCGGGAGGTGAAAGGCGTAGAACAGAAATTGCACGTTGTTTAGCTTCTGATCCTAATTTTATTTTGTTAGACGAACCTTTTGCAGGTGTAGATCCTATTGCTGTAGAAGATATACAAAGTATTGTAGCACATTTAAAAGATAGAAATATCGGTATTTTAATTACAGATCATGATGTGCAGGCAACTTTAGCAATTACAGATAAAACCTATTTAATGTACAACGGAAGTATCTTAAAAGAAGGAACTCCAGAAGAGTTAGCCGCAGATGAAATGGTACGTAAAGTGTATCTTGGTAAGGATTTTGAATTGAAAAAAAGGAAAATATTCTAATTACAAAATTTTCTTTAAATTCATAAAAAAAGCATCAATATTTAATTATTGATGCTTTTTTATTTAAATAAAATTATAAAAATCATGCTATTTTTGAGGACTAGAAATAACAGATAATATTACATAAAAAGCTATTATTAAAGGAATTGATAAAAACTGAAGTGTAATAATAATTAAAATTGAAATTAATAAAAACAGGTATTTCACTAAATTGTTCTTTATAGAATACTCCTTAAACTTCAAAGAAAATAACGGAATTTCAGCATTCATTAAATACGTTAAGAACAGTGTTATAATAATTAAAAAATAATTATTGCTAATTAAATTTTGAACAAAATGAATATCAGAATATTCTTGAATTAATGGCAAAGAAATAACAAACAAACTCATTGCTGGTGTTGGTAAACCTATAAAAGATTCTGATTGTCTTGTGTCTATATTAAATTTAGCAAGCCTATAACAAGCTCCTAATGTTAAAATTAGACCAAAAAAAGGTAAGAATGCCGACAAAGTAAAATTATCCGTAAAATTTTCAATCTCAAATTGTTTATCCGCAAATAAATTAAACATAATAATTCCTGGTACAACACCACTTGTAACCATATCTGCCAAAGAGTCTAATTGTTTTCCTAATTCACCAGAAACATTTAGTAAACGTGCAACAAACCCATCGAAAAAGTCAAATACAATACCTAAAACGACTAATAAACCTGCAGCTTCAAAATCACCTTGAACTGCAAATATTGTAGCAATTGTTCCGCATAAAAGATTACCAAGCGTTATTAAATTAGGAATGTGTTTTTTCATGTTTTGTTTTTCGTTTAGAATAGCTAAAATAACAAATCCTATATTGGTAATTTTCTAAAATTCTTTATTTTTTATGTATTTTTAAAAATTATCAATCAAAAAACGACTAATGCCAATTTTAGAATCTGACTTCTCTCCTACTTTACCTTTTAAAAACAGTCATTTTAACACCATGTATAGGCCTCTTTTTATGAAAGACGTTTGTAATTATCAGCGAAAAAGAATTACAACTTGGGATGCTGATTTTATTGATTTAGATTTTTCTCAAGTAGGTTCAAAAAATTTAGTTCTTTTAATTCATGGTTTAGAAGGTAGCTCAGAATCTAAATATATTGCATCGACATCCAATCATCTAAATAAAAAAGGTTTGGACACAGTCTGTTTTAATTTAAGAAGTTGTAGTGGCGAAGATAATTTATTGTTAGCAACTTACCATAGCGGAAAAACTGAAGATCTAGATTTTGTTGTAAATCATCTTTTAGAAAACTATAATTATGACACTGTTTCAATTGTAGGCTTTAGTTTAGGAGGTAATTTAACGTTGAAATATTTAGGTGAATATGAGCAAACATTATCAACCAAAATTAAAGGAGGAATTGCAATTTCTGTACCAATAGATATTGCCAGTGCAGAAGTAGAAATGGAAAAATTAAAGAACAAACTATACATAGAACTGTTTTTTAAAACAATGAAAAACAAAGTTTTAGAGAAAGCACATAAATTTCCTGAATACAATTTAGATAAAGATAAATTATTTAAGGCGACTAAATTTAAGCATCTAGAGCACTTATATACAGTTCCTATTTTCGGATTTAAAAGTCCAGAAGATTATTGGGAAAAAGCAAGTGCCAAACCTTACCTTTCTAAAATAGATAGACCCACTTTATTAATTAACGCAAAAGATGATACTTTTTTATCTGAAGAATGCTATCCTAGAAAAGAAGCCATACAATCGACTAATTTTCACTTAGAAATCCCCGATTATGGAGGTCATTGTGGTTTTATGAGCTCCTTTAAACCACAAGAAAATAAATGGTTAGAGCTAAGAATAGCTAGATTTATAGAAGAAAACATTCATATTGAACTTTCCTAAACAATAACTTTGCAAAACAACTGTTATTTTAATAGTATTTAAGATATTTGTTACAGAAAATTTTATGCTTTTGAAATTCAGAATTTTACTTTTATTCTTATTTTTTTCATTCTTATTAAACGCACAAGCCTTTAGAAATTACTCTAATGAGTTTTTAAATATTGGTGTAGATGCCGCTGCTTTAGGAATGAGTAAAGCTGTTGTTGCTACTTCTAATAATGTGAATTCAATTTACTGGAATCCAGCAGGTCTAGTTGGTATAGAAGATTATCAAGGTTCATTAATGCATGCTTCTTACTTTGCAGGAATTGCAAATTACAATCATGCAGCGTTTGCAATGCCAATAGATAAAGAAAGTGCTTTGGGTATTTCTATAATTCGTTTTGGCGTAGATGACATTTTAAATACTACAGAATTAATTGACAGCGAAGGGAATATCGATTTTAATAGAATCAGTCTTTTTTCTGCTGCAGATTATGCTTTTAACATTGCGTATGCTAGAAATCTTATTTTTAAAGATGTAAAGTTTGGTGTAAACGCTAAAATAGTAAGAAGAACTATTGGTGATTTTGCTTCTTCTTGGGGTTTCGGGTTTGATGCAGGTATTCAATTTGAAAGAAATGCTTGGAAATTCGGATTAATGGTAAGAGATATTACCACAACTTTTAATAGTTGGGCAATAAATAAGGTTGAATTTGATAAAATTAAAGATGCAATTCCTGGCCAAAATCAAGAATTGCCAGAAACTACAGAAATTACAAAGCCAAAATTGCAATTAGGTGTTGCTAGAGAATTTAGAATTGGTCGTTTTTTTAACTTACTTACAGAAGTCGATTTAAATGTACGGTTTGCTAAAACAAATGATATTTTTTCTTCGGATGCAGGAAGTGTAGACCCTGCAATTGGTTTTCAATTAGATTATGACAACTTGGTGTATCTAAGAGCTGGTGTTGGTAACTTTCAATATGTAACTCAGTTTAACAATTCTAAATCACTGTCTTTACAACCTAACTTTGGTGTTGGTTTTAATTACAGAGGAATTCATGTAGATTATGCATTAACAAACATTGGTAGTGTTGGTAATGCTTTATTTTCTAATATTTTTTCAATTACGTTCGATTATACTTTTCTTAGACCTTAATTATTATGAAGAAAAAATTACTCTTTCTTATATTACTTTGTTCTTTTTCTATTCAAAAAAACAAAGCGCAAGTACATCTTTCTGTTAACTCAGAAATTTCGATTGTTACTGCGGGTCCTGGTGAAGAATTATATGAAAAATTTGGGCATTCTGCAATCAGAATTAAAGATCCTATTTTAAACTTAGATCTTATTTATAACTATGGAGTTTTTGATTTTGAAGCACCTAATTTCTTATTGAATTTTGCACAAGGAAAAATGTATTATTTACTTGCCAAGTACGATTTTAAATACTTTTTAGCGAGTTATAAAAAAGATAAACGTTGGTTAAAACAACAAGTTTTAAATTTGAATCAAGATGAGAAACAACAATTTTTTGTTTATTTAGAAAACAATGCATTAGAAGAAAATGCAACGTATTTATATGATCCTTTTTTTGATAATTGTGCTTCTAAACTTAGAGATATTACTCAGACAATTTTAAATGAAAATGTCCTTTTAAATTCTAATAAAATTGAAAATAATAAAACATTAAGAGGTTTAATGAACCAAGAAATCTATTGGAATACTTGGGGTAATTTCGGAATTAATTTAATTGCAGGAACTATTTTAGATACAAAAAGGAATCAATTAGCATATACCTATTTACCAGATTATCTTTATGAAACCTTTAAAAATGGAAAAATTAAAAGCACTGATAAATTAATAAATTTGGTAAAAAGAGAAGATATTTTATTAAATTTTGATGAAATTGGTAATTCTTCAAGCTTCTTTAGTCCTTTAACAATTTTTATGTTGTTTTTATTAATTGTAATTTTTATTACTTATAAAGATGTTAAAAATAAAAGGAGAACTAGATCATTAGATTTTACAATCTTCTTTATTACAGGGCTAGTTGGATTAATTT from Polaribacter sp. ALD11 includes the following:
- a CDS encoding class I SAM-dependent RNA methyltransferase, whose protein sequence is MEKDFKMTATTLFGLEGVLAEELKNLGAQDVKEAVRSVSFRGDKGFMYKANIALRTAVRILKPIKVCKIYDEEDLYDSIQKIKWENYLEVEGTFAIGAVVNSKNFTTNSHYISLKSKDAVADYFRHKYSKRPNVDLKYPDVKIHIHIQKDVLTVSIDSSGDSLHKRGYRTATNIAPINEVLAAGMVLLSGYTGEENFIDPMCGSGTILIEAAMIANNIPANINRKLFAFEHWKDYDEDLYFTIQESLLKKIRSSHFKIMGFDKAPSAVEKAIANVENANLDEFIGVHHVNFFNSKKEVFGNTTILFNPPYGERLNIDTEEFYKKIGDTLKNNYPGSTAWLITSDSDALKSVGLRTSKRIALKNADLDCKFVRYDLYEGTRKFKERKEETTSEIENDLED
- a CDS encoding carboxymuconolactone decarboxylase family protein, which gives rise to MHKKVQEFNDYRSKMNEKILASDNKVIKRIFNLDTNAFKEGHLPVKTKELLGLVASAVLRCDDCVQYHLEAAKENGVTTEEMMETMSIANLIGGTIVIPHLRKAVEYWEMLDETEV
- a CDS encoding SIS domain-containing protein, translating into MKNSNPILQTAKETILLESGAIANLANLLDENFENAVNFILNSNGRVIVTGIGKSANIATKMVATFNSTGTPAIFMHAADAIHGDLGNVQENDVVICLSKSGNTPEIKVLVPLIRNYGNKIIAITGNVDSFLGKNSDFPLNTFVEKEACPNNLAPTSSTTAQLVMGDALAVCLQDLRGFTSKDFAKYHPGGALGKRLYLRVSDLIKNNQTPKVDVNDSVAKVIVEISEKRLGVTAVLENENLIGIITDGDIRRMLSKTTDINHVTAKDIMGKNPKTVQQDAMAIEALEKLENNSITQILVVDEQEKYAGVVHLHDLIKEGIF
- the tatC gene encoding twin-arginine translocase subunit TatC, with protein sequence MAEKQKEMSFLGHLEELRWHLVRSAAAIFIIGILLFVFQKEVYEHFLLAHRKPDFITYQFFCDFFNLIGMDSTFCNVEFNDNLISLKPTQQLMNAIWSSFILGIILSFPYLLWELWRFISPGLTSKEVKNSKGFIFIASFLFFCGIAFSFYVIAPISIHFLYNYQISDLIQNNFTLDSHIGLVTNMLLGVSILFELPVLIYFLTKIGLVTPEFLKKYRKHALVVVLILAAIITPPDIASQVIVAIPILILYEISIKVSKMVIKKQQKDAQKSPRV
- a CDS encoding ATP-dependent DNA helicase RecQ, which gives rise to MDLHGPLKKFFGFNKFKGLQEQVIKSIVDRNNTFVIMPTGGGKSLCYQLPALMQEGTAIVVSPLIALMKNQVDAIRGISEHNGVAHVLNSSLNKTEIAQVKEDITNGITKLLYVAPESLIKEEYVLFLRTQKISFVAIDEAHCISEWGHDFRPEYRNLKHIIKAIDDVPVICLTATATEKVQEDILKTLGITDANRFKASFNRPNLFYEIRPKTKEVEKDIIRFVKQRIGKSGIIYCLSRKKVEEVAQILQVNGLNAVPYHAGLDAKTRVKHQDMFLMEDCDIVVATIAFGMGIDKPDVRFVIHHDIPKSLESYYQETGRAGRDDGEGYCLAFYAYKDIEKLEKFMSSKPIAEQEIGHALLQEVVGYAETSMNRRKYLLHYFGEEFDEVNGDGADMDDNSRNPKKKHEAKEDVVKLLTVIKKTLQKYKSKEVVNTLIGKENALLTSHKTHLQPFFGIGKDKSAAYWMALIRQILVVYFIKKEIEQYGVVKLTDEGRRFIAEPASFMMTEDHSYSEENDNAIITNARSAGGVSDVVLVKLLKDLRKKVAIKQGVPPFAVFQDPSLDDMALKYPINLDEMSKVHGVGEGKARKFGKDFVSLITTYVAENDILRPDDLIVKSTGVNSGLKLYIIQNTDRKLPLEDIAKSKGKEMNDLIKEMEAIIYSGTKLNIDYALDDLLDEDQQEEIHEYFMEAETDNIQEALDEFDGDYDEDELRLMRIKFINEVGN
- a CDS encoding ZIP family metal transporter, translating into MNYILLIASVILGALLVFIIKPSNKIVRLLLAFSGAYLLSVTILHLLPEVYTETTDSKRVGIFILIGIILQSVLESFSKGAEHGHIHIHSDGKKFPSLLFVSLCLHAFSEGLPIHHAGDNLLWAIIVHKIPIAIVLTTFLIQTKYSKKIVFGFLFFFGFMSPLGVLLGDKIDFFTNYYTEITALIIGVFLHISTIILFESSENHTFNLQKFMAILLGVLLTVFTL
- a CDS encoding class I SAM-dependent methyltransferase, with protein sequence MKTTDWFTDWFNTKYYHILYKERNDFEAQLFMKNITEFLGLKKTSHILDLPCGKGRHSVFLNSLGYNVTGADLSKNSINAAKKFENDTLKFEVHDMRATFNNKYNAVFNLFTSFGYFEDDKEDILILQNIKNGLTKDGFFVFDFLNAVLVKENLVEEEVKVVDNITFNIKREITNGFILKHISFFADDEEHSYTERVKYLDLEKMTLFLEEVGFKIEHTFGDYHLNTFNPKNSNRLIIVAK